The genomic stretch CCACTGCCAAGGTTGTGATAAGGGGGTCCGATAAGCCTACGAGAGCACCACTGTCGTCACCCGCCCCTTGAGCATCGATGGACGGCACTTGAGAGCATCAACAAAGACGTAGGCATAATGGTGAGAATAGGATTCAGTCATTAAAGTAGGCTATAGCTTCAAACCCGCCCAAAAACATCAACCAGCAGGTATAAGAGCGTAGGTCTAGATGATATCCGCTTCCGGCCCAGTTCAACCCCGCAATCTAACTCCCCTCCAGTTCCTTAACCGTGAGAAACGTGCGAAACAGTCCCGTCTTCCTGGACATGTACATTCAGCctgttggggttgaagtcCTTGGTAACCATCGAGCCTGGCTCGATGACTCTGGTGGATTCAGGGAGGTCCTTCTTGCAGAAGCACTGTTGACAACCATCCGTCAGCATGCTGTTCATTCTTGAGAGGGCGGTTGAAAGGGACATACAGTCTCTGAGCTTGGCTCGTTCTCTGATAGCGTCTTGCCGACAAGCTTGTTCATCCACTCCTGGGTCTTGTCCTCGGGCATGTTGTCGGCTGTTACTCCTGGGACGACGAGAGGcatcttgg from Podospora pseudopauciseta strain CBS 411.78 chromosome 3, whole genome shotgun sequence encodes the following:
- a CDS encoding hypothetical protein (COG:S; EggNog:ENOG503P7GG) gives rise to the protein MPLVVPGVTADNMPEDKTQEWMNKLVGKTLSENEPSSETCFCKKDLPESTRVIEPGSMVTKDFNPNRLNVHVQEDGTVSHVSHG